Proteins encoded together in one Staphylococcus aureus window:
- the miaA gene encoding tRNA (adenosine(37)-N6)-dimethylallyltransferase MiaA, translated as MNKNKPFIVVIVGPTASGKTELSIELAKRINGEIISGDSMQVYKHMNIGTAKVTPEEMDGIPHHLIDILNPDDTFSAYEFKRLAEDLITDITNRGKVPIIAGGTGLYIQSLIYNYELEDETVTPAQLSIVKQKLSALEHLDNQQLHDYLAQFDAVSAENIHPNNRQRVLRAIEYYLKTKKLLSNRKKVQQFTENYDTLLLGIEMSRKTLYSRINKRVDIMLDHGLFREVQQLVEQGYESCQSMQAIGYKELIPVINGQMIYEDAVNDLKQHSRQYAKRQMTWFKNKMSVHWLDKENMSLQMMLDEITTQIK; from the coding sequence ATGAATAAAAATAAGCCTTTTATTGTAGTAATTGTGGGGCCAACTGCTTCAGGTAAAACAGAGCTTAGCATCGAACTCGCGAAGCGTATCAATGGTGAAATCATAAGCGGTGACTCTATGCAAGTCTACAAACATATGAATATTGGAACTGCAAAAGTAACACCTGAAGAAATGGATGGTATTCCACATCATTTAATTGATATCTTGAATCCTGATGATACATTTTCAGCATATGAATTCAAGCGATTAGCAGAAGATTTAATTACTGATATAACGAATAGAGGTAAAGTTCCAATCATAGCAGGTGGAACAGGCTTATATATTCAATCATTAATATATAATTATGAATTAGAAGATGAAACAGTTACACCTGCACAATTATCCATAGTTAAACAAAAGTTATCTGCATTAGAACATTTAGATAATCAGCAACTACACGATTATTTAGCTCAATTTGATGCGGTTTCTGCAGAAAATATTCACCCTAACAACCGCCAAAGAGTGTTGCGCGCTATTGAATATTATTTAAAAACAAAAAAACTTTTGAGTAATCGCAAGAAAGTGCAACAATTTACTGAAAATTATGATACATTATTATTAGGGATTGAAATGTCGCGTAAAACATTATATTCAAGAATAAATAAACGTGTTGATATTATGTTGGATCACGGATTATTTAGAGAAGTGCAACAACTTGTTGAACAAGGCTATGAATCTTGCCAAAGTATGCAAGCTATTGGATATAAAGAATTAATACCTGTGATTAACGGACAAATGATTTATGAAGATGCTGTCAATGATTTAAAGCAACATTCACGCCAATATGCAAAACGACAAATGACATGGTTCAAGAATAAAATGAGTGTTCATTGGTTAGATAAAGAAAATATGTCACTTCAAATGATGTTAGATGAGATTACAACCCAGATTAAGTAA
- a CDS encoding alpha/beta fold hydrolase, whose product MTEKQFKLTVQDNTNIEVKVNFTDVDSKGIIHIFHGMAEHMERYDKLAHALSKHGFDVIRHNHRGHGINIDESTRGHYDDMKRVIGDAFEVAQTVRGNVDKPYIIIGHSMGSVIARLFVETYPQYVDGLILSGTGMYSLWKGLPTVKVLQLITKIYGAEKRVEWVNQLVSNSFNKKIRPLRTQSDWISSNPIEVDNFIKDPYSGFNVSNQLLYQTAYYMLHTSQLKNMKMLNHAMPILLVSGYDDPLGDYGKGILKLANIYRKAGIKNVKVNLYHHKRHEVLFEKDHDKIWEDLFKWLNQFYKK is encoded by the coding sequence ATGACTGAAAAACAATTTAAATTAACTGTACAAGATAATACGAATATTGAAGTTAAAGTGAATTTTACAGATGTAGATTCAAAAGGAATTATTCATATATTTCATGGTATGGCTGAACATATGGAACGTTACGATAAATTAGCACATGCACTTTCAAAGCATGGCTTCGATGTGATACGTCATAATCATCGAGGACATGGTATTAATATTGATGAATCAACAAGAGGGCATTACGATGATATGAAACGAGTTATCGGTGATGCCTTTGAAGTAGCGCAAACAGTGAGAGGCAATGTTGATAAACCATACATTATAATCGGACATTCAATGGGATCCGTTATAGCTAGATTGTTTGTAGAAACATATCCGCAATATGTTGATGGTCTAATTTTAAGTGGTACTGGTATGTATTCATTATGGAAAGGTTTACCAACCGTTAAAGTGTTACAACTGATTACAAAAATTTATGGTGCTGAGAAACGAGTTGAATGGGTTAACCAGTTAGTATCAAATAGTTTTAATAAAAAAATACGTCCATTACGTACACAAAGTGATTGGATTTCTAGTAATCCAATTGAAGTAGATAACTTTATTAAAGATCCATATAGTGGATTTAATGTGTCAAATCAATTATTATATCAAACAGCCTATTATATGCTACATACATCACAATTAAAAAATATGAAAATGTTAAATCATGCCATGCCTATATTATTAGTTTCAGGATATGACGATCCTTTAGGTGATTATGGTAAAGGGATTTTAAAATTGGCGAATATATATAGAAAAGCTGGCATTAAAAATGTTAAAGTGAATCTTTATCATCATAAACGTCATGAAGTGTTATTTGAAAAAGATCATGACAAAATTTGGGAAGACTTGTTTAAATGGTTGAATCAATTTTATAAAAAATAA
- a CDS encoding glycerol-3-phosphate dehydrogenase/oxidase — protein sequence MALSTFKREHIKKNLRNDEYDLVIIGGGITGAGIALDASERGMKVALVEMQDFAQGTSSRSTKLVHGGLRYLKQFQIGVVAETGKERAIVYENGPHVTTPEWMLLPMHKGGTFGKFSTSIGLGMYDRLAGVKKSERKKMLSKKETLAKEPLVKKEGLKGGGYYVEYRTDDARLTIEVMKRAAEKGAEIINYTKSEHFTYDKNQQVNGVKVIDKLTNENYTIKAKKVVNAAGPWVDDVRSGDYARNNKKLRLTKGVHVVIDQSKFPLGQAVYFDTEKDGRMIFAIPREGKAYVGTTDTFYDNIKSSPLTTQEDRDYLIDAINYMFPSVNVTDEDIESTWAGIRPLIYEEGKDPSEISRKDEIWEGKSGLLTIAGGKLTGYRHMAQDIVDLVSKRLKKDYGLTFSPCNTKGLAISGGDVGGSKNFDAFVEQKVDVAKGFGIDEDVARRLASKYGSNVDELFNIAQTSQYHDSKLPLEIYVELVYSIQQEMVYKPNDFLVRRSGKMYFNIKDVLDYKDAVIDIMADMLDYSPAQIEAYTEEVEQAIKEAQHGNNQPAVKE from the coding sequence ATGGCATTGTCTACTTTTAAGAGAGAACATATTAAAAAGAATTTAAGAAATGATGAATATGATTTAGTAATTATTGGTGGCGGTATTACAGGTGCAGGTATTGCACTAGACGCGAGTGAAAGAGGAATGAAAGTTGCATTAGTTGAAATGCAAGACTTTGCACAAGGAACAAGCTCAAGATCTACAAAATTAGTCCATGGTGGTTTGCGTTACTTAAAACAATTCCAAATTGGAGTAGTTGCCGAAACTGGTAAAGAACGTGCGATTGTTTATGAAAATGGGCCTCATGTTACGACTCCAGAGTGGATGCTTTTACCAATGCATAAAGGTGGAACATTTGGTAAATTCTCAACATCAATTGGTTTAGGAATGTATGATCGTTTAGCAGGTGTTAAGAAGTCTGAACGTAAAAAAATGTTATCTAAAAAAGAAACTTTAGCTAAAGAACCATTAGTTAAAAAAGAAGGTCTAAAAGGCGGCGGTTACTATGTTGAATATCGTACTGACGATGCGCGTTTAACTATTGAAGTTATGAAGCGTGCTGCTGAAAAAGGCGCAGAAATTATCAACTATACTAAATCTGAACACTTCACTTATGATAAAAATCAACAAGTAAATGGTGTTAAAGTTATAGATAAATTAACTAATGAAAATTATACAATTAAGGCTAAAAAAGTGGTTAATGCAGCAGGTCCATGGGTTGATGATGTTAGAAGTGGTGATTATGCACGCAATAATAAAAAATTACGTTTAACTAAAGGTGTACATGTTGTTATTGATCAATCAAAATTCCCATTAGGTCAAGCAGTATACTTTGATACTGAAAAAGATGGAAGAATGATTTTTGCAATTCCACGTGAAGGAAAAGCGTATGTAGGTACTACAGATACATTCTATGACAATATCAAATCTTCACCATTAACTACACAAGAAGACAGAGACTATTTAATCGATGCGATTAATTACATGTTCCCTAGTGTTAATGTTACAGATGAAGATATTGAATCAACATGGGCAGGAATTAGACCATTAATTTACGAAGAAGGCAAAGACCCTTCTGAAATCTCTCGTAAGGATGAAATTTGGGAAGGTAAATCAGGTTTATTAACTATTGCAGGTGGTAAATTAACAGGCTATCGTCACATGGCTCAAGACATTGTTGATTTAGTATCTAAACGCTTGAAAAAAGACTACGGTTTAACATTTAGTCCATGTAATACAAAAGGTCTGGCAATTTCAGGTGGCGATGTAGGTGGTAGCAAGAACTTTGATGCGTTTGTAGAGCAAAAAGTAGATGTAGCTAAAGGATTCGGCATTGATGAAGATGTTGCAAGACGTTTAGCATCTAAATATGGTTCAAATGTTGATGAATTGTTCAACATTGCGCAAACATCTCAATACCATGATAGCAAGTTACCATTAGAAATTTATGTAGAACTTGTTTATAGTATTCAACAAGAAATGGTATACAAACCTAACGATTTCTTAGTTCGTCGTTCTGGTAAAATGTATTTCAATATTAAAGATGTATTAGATTATAAAGATGCTGTCATCGATATTATGGCAGATATGCTTGATTACTCTCCAGCTCAAATTGAAGCATATACTGAAGAAGTTGAGCAAGCAATTAAAGAAGCGCAACATGGAAATAATCAACCAGCAGTTAAAGAATAA
- the hfq gene encoding RNA chaperone Hfq — translation MIANENIQDKALENFKANQTEVTVFFLNGFQMKGVIEEYDKYVVSLNSQGKQHLIYKHAISTYTVETEGQASTESEE, via the coding sequence ATGATTGCAAACGAAAACATCCAAGACAAAGCACTAGAGAATTTTAAAGCAAACCAAACTGAAGTAACTGTATTCTTTCTAAACGGTTTCCAAATGAAAGGTGTTATTGAAGAATACGACAAGTATGTCGTAAGCTTAAATTCTCAAGGCAAACAACACTTGATTTACAAACATGCGATCAGCACTTATACAGTAGAAACTGAAGGTCAAGCATCTACTGAAAGTGAAGAATAA